The following nucleotide sequence is from Apodemus sylvaticus chromosome 2, mApoSyl1.1, whole genome shotgun sequence.
CTGAATCTTAGTATTCCAAGACTGCATGACAAGTgccagaaagaaaaagatgtatAAAATGAGAAAGGTAACCACCATTTGCAGGGCCTTAATGTGGGCTGTTGTGTTTAGGTGTCTGGAGCCTTTGGCACTGTACTGCATGTTCTTCAGATGGCTCCAAAGGGAGAAGATGAGCAGGAGAAATATTGTCAGAGTCACAATGAAGGGTATTAGTGTAAATATAGTGTTGGTTAAAAAAGGCATTCTAGAAGTCTGTAAATTGTTATTTGAATGAGAACTGTAGGacatatttactttatatctgtCAACCGAGATAACAATACATGTGTTTATGACCAAAACATTTACAAACAAGAGGAGAAGAGACACCAGTAGTGTTACTGAAACCACGGTTTTTACCCTCCACTTtagggaaagaaaaatagaatttgcAAAGTTGGCTatcttgagaaaataaaagatgctGAGACATGTAGCAAGCCATATGCTGAAATGATTGGTCACTGTCCAGGAATTATTAATTATTCTCATCATTTTTCCTGTTATCATCAATGGTAATTGCACCTcagatatgaataaaaatatgagtAGTGACCCCACAAAAGCAAGTCTGGAGATGGCTAGAGCAGTGACTATCTGATCCATTAAGGAGATCTTTCTTCTCTTGGCCCAGTCCATGATGTTCACCATAGCTATGAATCCATTTCCTAAACACCCTATAATGATTTCCACAcctaaaatgattaataatgtaCACTTCACAGTAGTCTTCATTGTCACTAAGAGACGCTCCAAGTTCTTAATGTTATCTTCCAAAATGCTATGTCTATGTGATTCTAGAATTTCAAAACATAATTATTATGAAATTTCACCAACAATGCCATCAAAATTCACTAATGGCTGGAATTATACTTTTCttcacaaacaaaaaaccccatacATTGTCCAAGACAGCCCAAATTAATTTCATCTAGGTTCTAACTACTAAGTACCTTGTACATGACAGCCAGAAGTTCTATGTAGTTCATTCTAAAGGAAACattgaattttcatatatatcaTCACAGCAAAGATACTTTAATTTTCAGTGTTTTATATGTCTACTTATTAAAATACAGCTACTTAATTTCAAagaaaactatatttaaaaactataacTGGCATAGCAGACTATAAAATCAAGCTgtcaaatagaataaataaaaaatgcataaataaattctGTTAAGTGACCTTATCTTATTCTTAATGTTCTTGACTTAAGTTATCAAAGAATTAACCTAATAAAGACTTATTACTAAGAATACTTACAGTTTTTCTACAACAACATCATACAtgtattcttctgcatgaacACAAAGATGTATagtaatatataaacataattagACCCATAACCCCTTCATTTCTTACTTCTGTAATTCATGTTGCCCATTAACGATCATTTTCTATGCATACACTTCATGTTCAGTGCTGTAGCAGCCATTTCAAAGTTGTGTAAATTTGTCTTTCAGTATAACTGATGCAGTAAGCATTCTgcaaatgtatgtattttatacatacatgaaaacaaatTCAGAAACATTCCTCTTAAACTCAAGAGCAGACAGTATGTTAATTTAAATTAATCTACACCACAAGATTTCGCCACACTCTTTGTGTCTTACTTTGTAAAATAGCCTGTTCCCCCATTAGCTCAAAGAAGTTTCAGATAGTATCCAATTCCCTTCATTTGGCTTCAGTATCTTCTCTTATATCATAGCTGTAGGGATCAAGTCAGATGAGATAGGTGGTTTAATACCCAGGCAAGCTGGAAAATGAAACATTGCATGAAACCATTATTTAACAGCTAAGGAATAGTCAAAAAAGCAATgacataaatagaaaaaatataggaGAGAAACATTTATCATTAGACTTCTGTGATACTGCTGATAAATATTGCTCTGCAAATTAAGAAGCTAATGCAAGGAATGTACCACATGTGAAAGCAATGTGGATTA
It contains:
- the LOC127677721 gene encoding taste receptor type 2 member 140-like; this translates as MKTTVKCTLLIILGVEIIIGCLGNGFIAMVNIMDWAKRRKISLMDQIVTALAISRLAFVGSLLIFLFISEVQLPLMITGKMMRIINNSWTVTNHFSIWLATCLSIFYFLKIANFANSIFLSLKWRVKTVVSVTLLVSLLLLFVNVLVINTCIVISVDRYKVNMSYSSHSNNNLQTSRMPFLTNTIFTLIPFIVTLTIFLLLIFSLWSHLKNMQYSAKGSRHLNTTAHIKALQMVVTFLILYIFFFLALVMQSWNTKIQLNTVFNFVFEAIALAFPSGHSYVLILGNCKLRQAFLSIIWWLRSNFYAAEFPGP